GCGTCGGAGACCTGCTTGGCCGTGGCACACGCCGACTTGCGGGCGTGGGTTGTGACCACCTGAAGAGAGAGGTCGTTGAAGCCTCTGCCGCAGTCCACCGTCCTTGTCCGGCTGGACGGTGGTGCCGAGCTGTGCGCGGCTGAGAGACCTAGGCCACTGGCGCCCGTCAGGGCCGTCCCGGTCAGGACAAGAGCGGCCGCGGCGGGGATCGCGAGACAACGCATGAGGCTCTCCTTCCAGATATGCCCCACAACAGTTTTCCGTCCTCTCGGTCCACTCGATCTCAGTATCACCGGAATGGCCCATCGGCTCATCCCGAGTAGCCGCATCAGGTGATCGGGTCGGCAATACGGATTGCCTCGCGGCGGCACACCGCTGCCCGGACCTGCTGGGCGCAGCCGCAGCAGGTCCGGGCAGGGTTTCGGGGATGTCAGCTGCCGCCCGTTTCGTCGCTGGGGGCTCCGTTGTCCGTCCCTCCGTTGTCCGTCCCTCCGTTGTCCGTCCCTCCGTTGTCCGTTCCACCGGTCTCCGGGGCGTTGGGGGCTCCGGTGTCGGTTCCGCCGGTTTCCGTGGCGTTGGGGGCTCCGGTGTCGGTTCCGCCGGTCTCCATCGCAGACGGCGACCCGGTGTCGGTTCCTCCGGTCTCCGTCGCTGACGGCGACCCGGTGTCGGTTCCTCCGGTCTCCGTCGCTGACGGCGACCCGGTGTCGGTTCCTCCGGTCTCGGTTGCCGTCGGCGACCCGGTCTGCGTGCCTCCGGTCTCCGATGCGGTCGGTGAGCCAGTCGGCGATTCCGTCGGCGATTCCGTCGGCGAGCCGGTCGGCGATTCCGTCGGCGAGCCGGTCGGCGATTCCGTCGGCGAAGTGGAACCCGCCGTCGGCGATGTGCTGCCGGTCGGGGATGAGCCCGGTGACGTCGAGGAGCCGGGCGGGCTCGTGGTCGGCCCCGATGTCGTCGTGGTCGGCTGCGGCAGCGACGTTACGACGATGACGGTCGGGGGATTCTTCGGCGTGGGAACCTGCACGAGGGCGATCACGATCACGTCGCGGCCGTTGTGGTGCTCGTGGCGCTGCCTCACCTCGTAGCAGCGGATCTTCTTCGGTTCCTTGTATGTCCGGTAGCACTTGATGACCTTCGCGCCAGGGGCGAGATCGGGTGCTTTGGAGGCCGCACCGGCGTCTGCTGCTGAGATGCCCCAGGCGCCGGCCGCCAGAAAGGAGGAGGCCGTCACCGCGACACCGATTGTCCTGAGTTTGTTCTTCATGTACCCAAACTCCTGTTCGCGCTCGACGCGGGGACACACTCGAGCGTCGCGCGCGGTCCACGGGAGAACCAGAGGCAGAACGACCCAGCCGGTGTGGGGAGAACTACCCCTTTTCGGCGGGCTCCGCGGCCGTCATCCCGTCTTTCAGCGCAAGACGCGTCAGATCCGCCCGGCGGCGGTAACCGGTCTTGCTGTACAGCCGGTCCAGATGGGAATGCACGGTGTGCTCGCTGATGCTCAGTTCGGCGGCGATTTCCCGGTCGGTGGCACCGTTCGCGACGAGTTGCAGAATCTGCCGTTCACGGTCCGTGATGCGCAGCGGGGTGTGGTGAACATCGCGGTCGCCGAAAAAGCTCGTGGAGAAATAGCAGCGTCCGGAGGCCACGGTGCTCAGCGCGGTCAGCAGCTCCTCTTCCCTCGCCCACTGACTCACGTATCCCCGGGCCCCCGCCTCGATGAGCAGGACGAGGTCCGTCTGCGTCGCGGCGGCTGACAGCACGATCACCCTGCGGCCCTTCCGGTGCAGCTGGGCCACGATGTCGCAGACCTCGCGGACCGGGTCCCGCAGATTGAGCAGGACCACCTCCGCTTCGCCGACCTCGTGCGGCAGTGTGCCGTTGCCGCCCGCCGCATGCAGCCGCTGCAGCTCCGGTGCGTTGTCGACGACGTGGGTGAGGCCGTGCAGAAGGAGCGGACAGTCGGAGACGACCGCTACGTACGTCGGTTCTCGGCTCATCCATTTTCCCTGCATAGAGGGCCGGCCAACGGAGGAGTCGGCTGGGCAACCAGGCAGACCACGGTGATACCAGCATCCCGGGCAGGGGCCCTCACCCGCCCGCCGGACTGACCCATCCGGAGGCCTCGACGCCGACCGCCGTGCAGGGTACGCCGCGCCGCGCACGTGAGGCCTACGACGCCCGGGCCGTCCAGGAGGCGCGCCCTTGTCCGGGTAAAGTCCAGGATCATGGAAGAGGCCGAGGACGATCTGGCCCTGCTGGTATGGGGCCAGGCAGAGCAGCGCGCCGCGCACGGTGACCCGTCGTTCGTACGCGGACTGGCAGCACAGCTGGCCGGACGGCATGCCGCCGCCCTGGAACAGGCGCGGGACTACGAACGCCAACTCGCCCACGTCATACGCATACTCGCGCTCACCCCTGGCCGCGACAGCCTGACGCAACTGCTTCGGCTCCTGGAGGACACACCCCCCGCCGGAACGCACCCCGGGCTGCGAACGTCCTTCATCGCCTCTCTCCTCGCGGAGCACCAGCTGGTCCCCGACCTGGTGGCCACCGTCTTCGACCGACGCGAGTGGGAGAAGCTGGACGAACTGCGCGCCTGCCTCTTCCACGAGCTGCTGCTCCGAGGCGCGGACACCGGCACCCGCGGCCCTCTGCGGGACTGGACTCATGTACGACCCGGCTGGCACCCCCTGGCCTGGCTTCCGGCACACCGCCGTGACTTCGAAGCCGACGCGAGATTCCCCAGCCGTTCCGTACGCGGCTCCGCCAGCGGGGTGTCCTCCCAGCTGCCCGCCACGGGCCGGCTGGACCCGCCCACACCACGCCCGTCCCAGCCGTCCGCCCTCCGGGACGTCGCCACCGTCGACGTCCACGAGACGATCGTCGCTGCCCCGCAGGCAGGCGGCTGGGGTGCCTGCGGGGCCTGGGTCTTCCTGCTGGACCACGCCCTCACGCCGGAGCAGGTACCCGCCCTGCTGCCGACCCTGCCCATGGCCTGCGTGGCGGGGCTCGGCCCGACGGATCGTTTCGAGGTCGCGGCCCGCCCGATGGACGAGATCTGGCACCTGCTCTTCGAAACCGCCTCCATGGGCGGCAGCCACACCGCGGGCGTACACGGCGCCTACGGCAGACTGTGGGCATGGCGCTCGATGGCGGGCCTCAGCGGCGCTCCGGCGGACGCCGGCGCGGCGGAGGTGGAGCAGCAGGCCCGGCAGAGCACCTGGTTCCACTTCGAAGCCGACGCAGAGTGGTTCCACAACGACATCGGCTCCGACTACGGCATAGCCGCCCTCTCCCCGGACCGCCGCCGGATAGCCGTACTGGCAGCGACGGACACCGACTGAGAGCGGCCGTCAGCCGTGGGCGCTGCCCGGGAGCGGCGGACGGCTTGGACGCCGTTCGCCGCCGTCGGTAGCGTGACCGCCGTGATGGTGGGCACTGAGGAAACCCGGCTGGTCGTGCTGCGCGGCAACAGCGCCTCGGGGAAGTCGTCCGTCGCACTCGGCCTTCGCGAGAGGTTCGGCCGCGGTCTGGCCCTGGTCGGCCAGGACAATCTGCGCCGCATCGTGCTGCGCGAGCACGACCGGCCCGGAGCGGCGAACATCGGTCTGATCGACCTGACGGCCCGCTACGCTCTGGACGCCGGTTACCACGTCGTGGTGGAAGGCATCCTCTACGCCGACCGCTACGGCGACATGCTCGCGCAGTTGCGCGCCGACCACCGCGGTCCGAGCTACGCCTACTACCTGGACGTGCCCTTCGAGGAGACCCTCGCCCGGCACGCCACCAAGCCGATCGCCGATGATGTCGACGAGGCGCAACTGCGCGACTGGTACCGGCCGCGCGATCTGCTGCCCGGCGGCATCGAGACCGTCATCGGCGCCGACAGCCCCCTGCAGCGGACCGTCGACCGCATCATGCACGACACCGGCCTGGCCCGCCTGCCCGCACAGGACCTCTGACCGGGGCGCCGCAGCGTGCGACCAGACTCGGTGTCATGTCTTCGCGGCACCACAGGTGAGGCTGCCTCACCGGGCCTGCCGCAGCGGACGCAGGACTGCCTCACCGGCGCGCAGGAGGGCGGAGAGCGGTGGTCCGGCCCAGTCGGTGAGGTCACGGGCGAAGCCGAGGTCCAGTTCGATCAGCACCTTGACGTAGCGGGTGTCCAGCCGGGTGATCTTGGTGGTGGAGGAGGCGCCGGGGGCTGTCGCGTCCGGCCGGCGCTGCAGTGCGGCTCGATAGGTGTCCTTGCGCTGGTTCATGCGTCGTCCTGACGGTTGATGAGTTCCTCGGCGAGATCCATGTACGCCGTGCCCTTCACCTTGACCGGGCTGCCGAAGGACTGGGAGTACAGGTCGAGCCGCGGGATGTGGGTGGACAACACGTCGAAGCCCCGCTCGGTGAGGGCTTCGCGGGCGTCGGCGTCAGGACCGGTGCGCGTGGCGTCAGGCCGGTTCGTGCGGTTCAACAGGACGGCGGCACGGGCCGGGCGGGAGCGCAGGGACTGCATGTCGTCCATTTCGCGGTCGATGGACGCCATGCGGTCCAGCTCGATCGGGGCCGGTGTCACGGGCACGATCCACTCGCTCGCGTACCGCATGACGCCCCGGGCGATGCGGGCGTGGTCTTCCAGCTGCGGGGCGTCGAACACCACGGCCCGGCGCTGGTCGAGGAAGTCGTTCACGCGCCGGTGTACGTCGCTCACCGGAAGGGCGAGCACGGGGAACGGAAAACCGCCCGCCAGTTCGCTCCAGCGCAGGGCGGATGAGGCGGGATCGCTGTCCACAAGCAGCGGTGACAGGCCCGATGCGTGGAGCGCGTGGGCCAGCCAGACGGCACTGGTCGTCTTCCCCACCCCGGGCTTGAGGTTCACGAATGCATAGCTCAGCGGCACAGGAGCCGACGCTAACGGCCGCGCACCGGCGACCGTCCTTGACGCGGAGCAACCGCGCACGGTTCACCCTGCGGAGCCGCTGAATCACGCCTGCGGGCTAACCGTCGAGCTCGCTGTTCCGCCCCGGGAGACCGGCCACGCCCCGCTCATCAGGCACCGCGTGTTCCCGGTCACCGCACCGGCTCCGTCTGTATCAGCGAGGCGCCGGCTGCCTGCACCTCGCTGAGTGCGCGCCGCGCGACGTCGCTGAAGTCGTCGCCGTCAGCCGTTCCGCCTTCGTCGGAAGCGCGGTCCGGCCGGCCAGGCCCCTGTCGACGCCGGCCGCAGGCTCGCCACAGCGCGGCCGGTGGCTCGCCACAGCGCGGCCGGTGGCTCGCCACAGCGCGGCCGGTGGCCGGCAGTCATGACGACCACGGCCTGTCTGGTCGTATTGCGGGAACAGCTTCCCCAGCCCCCCACACCGCCCGGCCGTCCTGCGGCGTCACCGGCCAACGCGCTTCGGCAGCAGAACTCCTGACGAGTCGTCAGAGAGCCGTCGCGGTTCGGACGAGAGCGGCGACGGCTCGGGACCGGCTGTGCGGCGGCCAGGCGATGACCGTCGTGACCGGCGGCGCGTCCAGCACCGGCACGGTGGCGTGCTCGCCGCGCAGGTGAGCTCGGGATGACTCCGGCAGGACGGCGCAGGCCCGGCCGAGCGCGATCAGCTGGAGCAGTTGCGTGTGGTCCCGGACCTGTGGACCAGGGCCGTCCGGGGATGTGCCGTCGGGGCCGGGCCAGCGCGGCATCGGCAGGCCCGGCAGCGCGGTGACCTCCGCCATCCGCACATGGCTCCGGCCGGTGAGGGAATGCCCGGCGGGCAGGACGACGACCTGCCCCTCCACGGAGAGCTCCTCGGTGTCGAACCCGGCCGTCGAATCGAACGGCCGGTGCAACAGGGCCACGTCCGCCCGCCCGTCGCGCAGCAGCCGTTCCTGCTCACCGGGCCCGCAGAGGAGCACATCGACGGTGACCGCGTCCGGCTCGGCGGCGTAGGCGTCGAGCAGTTTCGCCAGCAGTTCGCTGGACGCGCCCGCCTTCGTCGCGAGGACCACGGCGGGATGCCCGGCGGCAGCGAGAGCGGCACGGCGGGTGCGGCGCTCGGCGGCTTCCACCGCCTCCAGCGCCGCCCTGGCCTCCCGCAGGAGCACCGACCCGGCTTCGGTGAGGGCCGTCCCGCGGCTGCCGCGTTCCAGCAGCGTCGCCCCGAGGCGCCGTTCGAGCCGGCGGATCGCCCGCGACAGCGGGGGCTGCGCGATCCCGAGCCGCTGGGCGGCTCGCCCGAAGTGCAACTCCTCGGCGACGGCGACGAAGTACCGCAACTCCCGCGTCTCCATCCCGCCACCTTACCCAGAGCCGACCAGGCGCGATACCGGTGCGGTATTGCTGCCCACCCAATCGGTGTTGGCGGCGCCCCGGGGTCCTTGAACAGGATCGACCACATGAGCGAACAGAAGATCGCGCTGGTGACCGGCGCGAACAAGGGCATCGGGTATGAGATCGCAGCCGGGCTCGGCACTCTCGGCTGGAGCGTCGGCGTCGGCGCCCGGGACGACCGGCGTCGCGAGGCAGCCGTGGCGAAGCTGCGCGCGGCCGGTGCCGACGCCTTCGAGGTGCCGCTCGACGTGACCGACGACGCGAGCGCGGCCGCGGCCGCCAAGCTGATCGAGGAACGCGCCGGACGCCTGGACGTCCTCGTCAACAACGCCGCGATCACCGGCGGCGCGCCACAGGAACCGACCGTGGTGGCCACCGCGACAGTGCAGGCCGTCGTGGAGACGAACGTGATCGGAGTCATCCGCGTCACCAACGCGATGCTGCCGCTGCTGCGCCACTCGGCGTCGCCTCGGATCGTGAACATGTCCAGCCGCGTCGGGTCCCTCACTCTCCAGACCACACCCGGCGCCGAGACAGGCCCGATCGCCGTCGCCTACGCGCCGTCGAAGACGTTCCTCAACGCCGTCACCGTGCAGTACGCCAAGGAACTGCACGACACGAACATCCTGGTCAACGCGGCGTGCCCCGGCTTCTGCGCCACCGATCTCAACGGCTTCCGCGGCGTCCGCACTCCCGAACAGGGCGCGGCGATCGCGATCCGCCTCGCCACTCTGCCCGACGACGGCCCGACCGGCCGGTTCTTCGACGACGAAGGAGCGATTCCGTGGTGACACAGCTGCCAACCGCCGGGTCGTAGAGGCAGGTTCGGCCGGCGTCCAGCTCTCCCACGAGGCCCCGCGCGGGCACATCCCGGACCGCAGATCGCCCTGGGAGAGATCAGCCAGGACAGCGCCTCCGTCCTGCCCGCCGTTGCTGTCGGTGAGGTGTCCCGCGGCGGTTGGTGGCGCCGTGCCGGGGCACTCTTCGGCCATGGAGGACAGCCGGCCGACCCGCCCACCGATCCTCGCCTTCGTCCTGGGAGGCGGTGGGGCGCTCGGGGCGTACGAGGTCGGCATGCTGAAGGCGCTCTTCGCCGCCGGCGTGCACCCGGATCTCGTCGTCGGCACCTCCGTCGGCGCGATCAACGGCGCCGCCGTCGCGGCCGACCCCTCGGCCGCGACGGTGACCCGGCTCGCCGACCTGTGGACCGGCCTGGGACGCGCAGGCGTGTTCTCCGGATCGCTGCTCGGGCGGCTGGGCACCGCCGTGCGCAGCGGCACCCACCTGTACCAGCCCACACCGCTGCGGGAACTGCTCTGCTCCCACCTTCCGGTCACGCGTATCGAGGATCTGGCCCTGTCGTTCCAGTGCGTCGCGGCGAACATCGAGCGGGCCGCCGAGCACTGGTTCGCCGCCGGGCCGCTGGTGGACGCCGTGCTGGCCTCGTGCGCGGTGCCCGGGCTGCTGCCGCCCGTACGGCTCGACGGCGAGCACTTCGTCGACGGCGGCCTGGTCAACAGCATCCCCGTCGGCCGCGCGGTGGCCCTGGGCGCGACCGAGGTCTACGTCCTGCAGGTCGGCCGAGTCGAGCGAGCCCTCTCCCCTCCGCGGGCTCCCTGGCAGGTGGCACTGGTGGCGTTCGAGATCGCTCGCAGGCACCGGTTCGCCCGCGACATGGCCGACCTGCCGCCCGGCGTCACGGTCCGCGTGCTGCCGTCGGGTTCGGCCCCCGAGGAGGGCACCACGCTCCGGCAGCTGCGCCACCGCACCTTCGGCCGGACCGCCGAGCGCATCGAGCGTGCCTACGCTGCCTCCTCCCGGTACCTCGAGACCGCGCTGAGCGCGGCCGACGACGCGCCATGAGCATGACGGGCGTGGACCGAAGACGCGCGACGAGGCCGGCCGGCGTCGCGGTCACCGTACTGCGCCGCACGACCACCACCGCGCTGCTGCTCGGGCTCGTCCCCGCGGCGACCGCGCTCCTGGTCGCGGCGGGCGTGCTCTGCGCGCCGGTGTCGCTCGCCACGCGCGGCCCGTGGAGACCGGTACGCATCACCGCCTTCGTCCTCCTGTACCTCCTGGTGGAC
This genomic interval from Streptomyces sp. NBC_00557 contains the following:
- a CDS encoding response regulator transcription factor, with amino-acid sequence MSREPTYVAVVSDCPLLLHGLTHVVDNAPELQRLHAAGGNGTLPHEVGEAEVVLLNLRDPVREVCDIVAQLHRKGRRVIVLSAAATQTDLVLLIEAGARGYVSQWAREEELLTALSTVASGRCYFSTSFFGDRDVHHTPLRITDRERQILQLVANGATDREIAAELSISEHTVHSHLDRLYSKTGYRRRADLTRLALKDGMTAAEPAEKG
- a CDS encoding DUF6183 family protein — translated: MEEAEDDLALLVWGQAEQRAAHGDPSFVRGLAAQLAGRHAAALEQARDYERQLAHVIRILALTPGRDSLTQLLRLLEDTPPAGTHPGLRTSFIASLLAEHQLVPDLVATVFDRREWEKLDELRACLFHELLLRGADTGTRGPLRDWTHVRPGWHPLAWLPAHRRDFEADARFPSRSVRGSASGVSSQLPATGRLDPPTPRPSQPSALRDVATVDVHETIVAAPQAGGWGACGAWVFLLDHALTPEQVPALLPTLPMACVAGLGPTDRFEVAARPMDEIWHLLFETASMGGSHTAGVHGAYGRLWAWRSMAGLSGAPADAGAAEVEQQARQSTWFHFEADAEWFHNDIGSDYGIAALSPDRRRIAVLAATDTD
- a CDS encoding AAA family ATPase, with the protein product MVGTEETRLVVLRGNSASGKSSVALGLRERFGRGLALVGQDNLRRIVLREHDRPGAANIGLIDLTARYALDAGYHVVVEGILYADRYGDMLAQLRADHRGPSYAYYLDVPFEETLARHATKPIADDVDEAQLRDWYRPRDLLPGGIETVIGADSPLQRTVDRIMHDTGLARLPAQDL
- a CDS encoding ParA family protein — translated: MPLSYAFVNLKPGVGKTTSAVWLAHALHASGLSPLLVDSDPASSALRWSELAGGFPFPVLALPVSDVHRRVNDFLDQRRAVVFDAPQLEDHARIARGVMRYASEWIVPVTPAPIELDRMASIDREMDDMQSLRSRPARAAVLLNRTNRPDATRTGPDADAREALTERGFDVLSTHIPRLDLYSQSFGSPVKVKGTAYMDLAEELINRQDDA
- a CDS encoding LysR family transcriptional regulator, encoding METRELRYFVAVAEELHFGRAAQRLGIAQPPLSRAIRRLERRLGATLLERGSRGTALTEAGSVLLREARAALEAVEAAERRTRRAALAAAGHPAVVLATKAGASSELLAKLLDAYAAEPDAVTVDVLLCGPGEQERLLRDGRADVALLHRPFDSTAGFDTEELSVEGQVVVLPAGHSLTGRSHVRMAEVTALPGLPMPRWPGPDGTSPDGPGPQVRDHTQLLQLIALGRACAVLPESSRAHLRGEHATVPVLDAPPVTTVIAWPPHSRSRAVAALVRTATAL
- a CDS encoding SDR family oxidoreductase → MSEQKIALVTGANKGIGYEIAAGLGTLGWSVGVGARDDRRREAAVAKLRAAGADAFEVPLDVTDDASAAAAAKLIEERAGRLDVLVNNAAITGGAPQEPTVVATATVQAVVETNVIGVIRVTNAMLPLLRHSASPRIVNMSSRVGSLTLQTTPGAETGPIAVAYAPSKTFLNAVTVQYAKELHDTNILVNAACPGFCATDLNGFRGVRTPEQGAAIAIRLATLPDDGPTGRFFDDEGAIPW
- a CDS encoding patatin-like phospholipase family protein: MEDSRPTRPPILAFVLGGGGALGAYEVGMLKALFAAGVHPDLVVGTSVGAINGAAVAADPSAATVTRLADLWTGLGRAGVFSGSLLGRLGTAVRSGTHLYQPTPLRELLCSHLPVTRIEDLALSFQCVAANIERAAEHWFAAGPLVDAVLASCAVPGLLPPVRLDGEHFVDGGLVNSIPVGRAVALGATEVYVLQVGRVERALSPPRAPWQVALVAFEIARRHRFARDMADLPPGVTVRVLPSGSAPEEGTTLRQLRHRTFGRTAERIERAYAASSRYLETALSAADDAP